Proteins found in one Triticum urartu cultivar G1812 chromosome 4, Tu2.1, whole genome shotgun sequence genomic segment:
- the LOC125551188 gene encoding uncharacterized protein LOC125551188, with protein sequence MVSASSLLLLPSSVRDLASCVVADVAACTTPSSTLTSPASPSTLSVTVFYRAAALLPGQSSPAHLRLTWTRSPLGPTLSFSPSASNPAVVLRRRRGTQSVPVDDAARPQLVVFWDLTAARYDASPEPHSGYYFVAVAGADVVLAVGDLAAEFVEERFEGRIPKAAALTVPFARRERVVAPDPAAMHTARRVRFAEGGPDHEVSVGCSGGAEEEELWVSVDGKRAVQARRPRLNFRGNQTVFVDGAPVDVMWDLHGWWFREPPYGSAVVMLRARSALESRLWLEEEEVATAAPGFSLVLQAFKSRADGRLSSAPAH encoded by the coding sequence ATGGTCAGCGCCTCCAGCCTGCTGCTGCTGCCGTCCTCCGTGCGGGACCTCGCCTCCTGCGTCGTCGCCGACGTCGCCGCCTGCACCACCCCCTCCTCCACCCTCACCTCCCCCGCCTCCCCCTCCACGCTCTCCGTCACCGTCTTCTACCGCGCCGCCGCGCTCCTGCCCGGGCAGAGCTCCCCCGCGCACCTGCGGCTCACCTGGACCCGCTCCCCGCTCGGCCCCACGCTCTCCTTCTCCCCCTCCGCCTCCAACCCCGCCGTGGTCCTCCGCAGGCGCAGGGGCACGCAGTCCGTCCCCGTCGACGACGCCGCACGGCCACAGCTCGTCGTGTTCTGGGACCTCACCGCCGCGCGCTACGACGCCTCCCCGGAGCCGCACTCCGGCTACTACTTCGTCGCCGTCGCCGGCGCCGACGTCGTGCTGGCCGTGGGCGACCTGGCGGCCGAGTTCGTCGAGGAGAGGTTCGAGGGCCGGATCCCCAAGGCCGCGGCTTTGACCGTCCCGTTCGCGCGCAGGGAGCGCGTCGTTGCGCCGGACCCGGCGGCGATGCACACCGCGCGGCGCGTCCGGTTCGCCGAGGGCGGCCCGGATCACGAGGTAAGCGTAGGGTGCTCCGGCGGCgcggaagaagaagagctctgggTGAGCGTCGACGGGAAGCGCGCGGTGCAGGCGCGGCGGCCGCGGCTGAACTTCCGGGGGAACCAGACCGTGTTCGTGGACGGCGCGCCGGTGGACGTCATGTGGGACCTGCACGGCTGGTGGTTCCGGGAGCCTCCGTACGGCAGCGCGGTGGTCATGCTCCGGGCGCGCAGCGCGCTGGAGAGCCGGCTGTGgctagaggaggaggaggtcgccacCGCCGCGCCGGGGTTCTCGCTCGTCCTCCAGGCCTTCAAGTCCCGCGCTGATGGGCGGCTATCATCTGCCCCTGCCCATTGA
- the LOC125551189 gene encoding E3 ubiquitin-protein ligase EL5-like, producing MVPASTVLTLLGFCASVLFIVFVCSRLVCALTRRVRRGRRPSPPLPRFPPVGVRAGHSSHVPFDRQGHAAGGGGVDPAAVAAFPTRAFSAAGCPRGEAADASAMCVVCLAEYEDDDVLRVLPYCGHDFHVACIDIWLKQHSTCPVCRVSLRNDPGRKHAAPPLPSAVIVIPPCLPEVSRSDPCRCLFSGRGHSPTTSSQVLTNEPGQANQIQVVCHPSEDQGNNPTPSEVGSPGENNNQTGKLNIESPRVVGMLP from the exons ATGGTGCCGGCGAGCACGGTGCTCACGCTGCTGGGCTTCTGCGCCAGCGTCCTCTTCATCGTCTTCGTGTGCTCCCGGCTCGTCTGCGCCCTCACCCGCCGCGTGCGCCGcggccgccgcccctcgccgcctcTCCCCCGCTTCCCCCCCGTCGGGGTCAGAGCCGGTCACTCCTCCCACGTTCCGTTCGACCGCCAGGGACAcgccgctggagggggaggggtcgaCCCCGCCGCCGTAGCCGCCTTCCCCACCCGCGCCTTCTCCGCCGCAGGCTGCCCccgcggcgaggcggcggacgCCTCAGCCAT GTGTGTCGTCTGTCTTGCAGAGTACGAAGATGACGACGTACTCCGCGTTCTTCCTTACTGTGGCCACGATTTCCACGTGGCCTGCATCGACATCTGGCTAAAGCAGCACTCGACATGTCCTGTCTGTAGAGTTTCCCTGCGGAATGACCCTGGCAGAAAGCATGCTGCGCCGCCTCTGCCGAGCGCGGTGATAGTAATTCCCCCATGCTTGCCTGAAGTGTCGAGATCTGACCCATGCCGCTGCCTGTTCTCCGGCAGAGGGCATTCGCCAACGACATCGTCACAGGTTCTTACAAACGAACCTGGCCAGGCGAATCAGATTCAGGTAGTATGCCATCCATCGGAGGATCAGGGAAACAATCCGACGCCATCTGAGGTTGGCTCTCCTGGTGAGAATAACAACCAGACAGGGAAGTTGAACATAGAGAGTCCTCGCGTAGTTGGCATGCTGCCATGA